The following is a genomic window from Triplophysa rosa linkage group LG11, Trosa_1v2, whole genome shotgun sequence.
TTCTCTTCTTAAAGTTAGTATTTTGATTTATTAAGCTTGATGTGACTACAGTACATAATGGGGCTTTTGTTGTCCTTAAGTGACATTTGATTTGGCATTGAGTTGATTTCTCACTGCATCTGCCGATTGAAGTTACTCATTATCCAAACCACCCACATGAACAGTAGGAGTGAATGTGGTTGAAGAATGAATCATTTATGCAGTCTCTTCCATGTGCTGTACCATGTGCATGTATTttctcatatgtgaccctggaccacaaaaccagtctaaaGCAGCACGGGTATATTtatagcaatagccaacaaaaatGATATGggacaaaattattgatttttcttttatgccaaaaatcattaggatattaactAAAGATCaagttccatgaagatattttgtaaatttcctaccgtatatatttcaaaactttatttttgtgagtggatgcaacAAAATCTCTAACAAAAATGGTCAGAAACACACCTACAAACTTCattcgctgctgcccgctctttaggaattacccactcaagtttggtatctataaAGCTTAGAGTTTCATCTTTAGGGTTCATCTACCCTCCGCAAGGTGATTACAGCGGTAAACCAAGAGAGTGCTAAAAACCTGTTTcttaacaactttaaaggccattttctcaatattttgatttttttgcaccctcagattcctgattttaaatatttgtatcacagacaaatattgtcctatcctaacaaaccatacatcaatggacagattatttattcagctttcagatgaggtataaatctcaatttccaAAGACTTGACCCATAAGActtgttttgttgtccagggtcacatatatgtttGTAAGTTTTGTTACACTGAAAGTTACAGTCAACATTATAGTTGTGTATAATACTAAGTTAATTTcttactaaaataattttaatttcatgTCCCGTTCATGATAGAAATCTTGGTATAACTAATAGCTTGTTCGCTGTCCATGGTACTGAGCGCCTTTAAGATGGCTGTATCGAGCATCGAGGCGCGTGCGTTTTGTCTATATTCTTACTGTTAACATACAGTGTGTATTCGTGACGTGTCTTTGTTGGCTGACTTCTCGCTGCATTTCAAGGTCAGCTTCATCTCTTACTGGCGATAGAACAGCATCTTAATTTGTATTTTGCCCAGCAcgattccattgtctgagattGACGCATATGAGCGCGTGGGCACACTTTCTTACTAATATGACAAATTTGACGCCAGCACAAGCAGTGATACAGTGATGACTCAAGATACAGCAGAATATGAGAGATATACTTCACCACCCACAAGTTTCTTCACGTTGTTCGTCCATAAATGGTCATACACTTAAAACGCGGAGGCGTACAGTAAGAACGATATGATTTTGCTGACATTGAAGGTAATGGGATTGTTATCGCGTTTGGTGTGTGCATTGGATTTCAATTTTTGCTCTCTTTAAATCAGTCCCTGAAATTCTAAAAATGTttcctaaaaaaaaatgttgcttttGAAAAGATAAACGGACGACTCGTTTGGTCTTAAGCGCACtgcgtcttttattgttctttgTGCTATCAGAAAAACTTTGATTTACTGAGGTAATATTGGCTTACTCGTAATATCAAGAAAGTCTGCAAAGTTGAGGTAATACACTCATATCAAGAAAACATGCAAATACATTTCACAAATACATTCATAAAAGTGTCACCTGGTCCAGCCAGAGATTCATAGAATATAATAATTCTTACATAGTTGAATAATTATTATTCAAAGGTTTAAAACAGAGTGACTTTAGTAactcttttactgtatttgacaCCTCTCAATAGGTGTACTTCGTTTAGGGGTTGTCGGACCCATCACTCGCCGCAGATCACTGCTGAAACTCGGTCTGCGCGCGAGCGGATGCACAGCTCCACACGGCTCGTTCATGGCTCGTTTGTTTCTCTTTCTATTGCTCAGCGCTTGATAAGTGTTAATGGAGATGTCTCGATGGAGAGAGGGTCTGGTTTCTGTGGGGAGTCCTCCCAGCACCGCCAGAGCCTCAAACATCTCCTCCAGTTTGGTGCAGTCTTTGGCGGACACCTCGAAGAGGACGCTGTCCTCCCCATAGATGTTACTGATATCTGCCTGATGCACAACTCTTGAGGAATTTAAGTCAACTTTATTGCCGCACATTATTATAGGAACCTGTCCGTTTTCTTTGGCTTTTGCCAGCTTGGATTTAGCAGCGAAAATCTCCTCGCGTAAAGCGCAGACTTCTTGGAAAGACTCTCTGTCAGTCACGCTGAACACCAGGAAAAATATGTCACCTGTTGAAGCACGTGAAATAGgataattaataattatattatttgttataTAGTATCATGATATtattaacaaatataaaatgaaatgttagtAAAACTGCATGCACTTCACTGACCTGTCAGAATAGACAGTCTTCGTTTGGCAGGAAAGTCTCTTTCTTTGGACGCGTCCAGGATATCCAGCTGGTATCTCTCACCTCGGATGTGGTACAGTTTGCTGTGAAAGTCTTCCGTCGTCGGCTCGTAATGTTCCTGGAACCCATCACCCAAGAAACGCCGGACAATTGCCGTTTTACCAACTCGGGGTGCGCCGAGCACAACAATGCGCCGATAATGACTGCGTTTTACGGTGACTTGATCATCGTTTTCACTCTCGTATCTCATATGCTCGGTTCAATGGAGCTGAGACACGGAGAAGGCGTCCACAGATCTCCGGGGTTTGCGTTCAGGGGACGAGTGCCGGTTTCCGATGCTGGAAGACCTCACCACCCGTGCCTTTGGATGTTTCCAGTGCGATGTTACGGTTTTTATGATGGGAAGCTTGACCGTATGGAAATGTGCGTCTGGAACCTGCAGACTCGATGGGCACGACGCGCCGTTCCCTGCTTTGGCTTGTATGCATCGCAAACGCGCATCAGCTGTTGCGTTGCCTTCTGAATGATAGTTGCTACGGGTGAGCGTCTCGGTGCAATCAACTGAAAGAAGTGGCTTATCAGTTGTGTTCACCTCCATGCTCCTTGTCGGTATCATTCACAACGGCTGCGTGGTTGTCGGGATGTGGGTAAGGGATGCGCAGCACCCCGTTCTCTCCGTACAGTGAGCATTGCGCTGTCCGCGCTGTGCTTTTTATATGGTGATGGATGGGTGGTCTCGTGTGGTGCGTCATTCCTCACTTGCGAACGCGTTACTGGGTTCATTTGTGAATCTGAAAAACTCTGCCTATTTAAGGAATTATCTACAATACTGCCACAAAGGATTACCACTTGAGATGCAATCCATCACAATATCAGTCAATAAGTTAGGTTTTAAGTGAAGGACAAATTTGATTAATCTTGAAATGATTATAGCATTGCACTCTCTGCACACTATTCTCCGTTTCATCACAACAGCAAATTCCATAAGTCAATTCCACCATATCATTAAAAGCCTATagtaaaaaaagtatatttatctGAATTATCTGAACAAATTTAAAGCAAGATAGTGCAACTTGTGCACCAAaacaattacaattattttatcattgacCTACAcgctgtcattccaaacctgtatagaacacaaaagaagatacattaatggtaaccaaacaacactggtccccattgacttccattgtgtggacacaaccatttttcaaaatatattttgtgttgcacagatgaaagagtcatatacaggttttgaatgacatgaggatgagtaaatgatgactgaattgttatttttgggtgaactgtccctttaacatcagTCACTATGCCTGTACCCAATATTCTGAGTTATTCCTATTTATTGTCTCGACAGCAGTGACGAAGTTGCTAATGACTGTCTGGGAAAAATCGATTATTACGTCACTAATTATAGTGTAAAGCTTTTCAATTATTAGTCAATTTTAGGCGGAAAGCCCATGCTACAGTACACAGTGTGTGGGTGCATGGAAACATTGGGTCAGAGAGGTAAAGgtttatgagtttgtttgtaCGTGATACGAGTACCTCGGGAATTGGATCCATATGAATGTGTCTATTCCATTCCATTAGTACCTGTCCAATGATGTTGTTGAGACTCAGAAATAAGATGTGTGACATTGATTTCGTGATGGAACTAACCGAGGCGACACGACCATATTGTAGCAATATTCCATAGAAATGATCACGACCGATGCTAAATTCACTGGGCAATTCTGCAAGTACTAAGAAACTGTGGCACCATGAGAACTGCAGATCTGCTGACTGGGCTGAGGATTTCGTAGAAATAATACCAATGGTAAAAAACACCCTCAATGATGAAGGTTCCTTAAAGGTTCTTTGTCAGTATTGGTTTCTTTTTATATGTAACATGGAAGTTAAACTATCTTATAGTACAGCTCTGGTCAGCTATTCTTGCGAAAAAGAAAACCTTACAAACCTgtcacaaacatttaaaagacgACAATCTATTAATGATTTTATGTTTCAATAATTCACTAAACGATTTAAAGGGatgtttcacccaaaaatgaaaattctgtcatcatttactcaccttcgagttgttccaaatgtgtatacatttagttgttctgatgaacacagagaaagttatttggaataatgcttataaccaaacagacccTTATAacctcaacacccattgactcccatagtagaaaaaaaacaatggtagacaaaggtgccccagaactgtttgctgtcctacattctgtgggatgtcttattttgtgtttcaacagaacaaaaaaaatgggaaagtaatttttcctactatgggagtcaatgggggttgagatctgtttggttataagcattattccaaatatctttctctgtgttcatcacaacaaatacatttatacagattcggAAGAACTCgtctcgaaggtgagtaaatgatgacagaattttcatttttgggtgaagtatcactttaagtaatGTATTATGAAGTAAAGTATGTGTACACCATGTGTTTGTTGAACCGCTTTTATgctgatttaaataaaaagctgcactgcagtattttttacagtttttactgTTACACAgaatgcaaaatataatttcaagtAGTGTTTGAAAGAACATTTTGGCTACGTCCagtaagaacatttttctgtatttattgttcTTTGTAGCACTATTGCTTAACAGAAGACTTCAGTACCTTCAGTGGATTCAGCTCGGTTTCATTCAATCAAGGCCACTTTAAATGCACTGAGCTGCACGGTGTGCTTTGCTATTCTTTTACAATGCTTGCCATTAAAACGTTGAGACTTATGTTAAGACTAAATGTTCTCTGCCGAATACACATTGCCATGGTAACACATCCCCTTAAAAGCAATGATTCCCAGAATGTATTCTATAACTCCGGAATGCTGAAGACATCTCTTGTATGCTCACAATACCACCCAGTCCttgaaacatttacatgtaaaacattcatACAAAAACATGGACTTTCTCTTTAAACTGAAATACAACCAAGTGCAACCATGTGAGGGCAGCAAATGCATGATCAGTTTCATTTGAGTATTTCCTCTCAGTTTGTAGTCTGTGGTGTCATTGGAAGCAAACTCTTGCTTTTCCCCTTTAAACcccctgtctgtctgtatacACTCTGATGAGACcaccaggggcctcatgtatcaacACCAGTTTTCACGCTCACGGTtcggatgtactaacagtgaaattaacgtgagaatgtgcgttcctCCACACAAACTTCATGTCTGGCGTGAGttttttttgtgcgtacgcacatttacagctttgtccgtacgcaatgttctagtatggaatcaacgcaagtctttgtacatgagGCCCCAGATCTTGAAACAGACTTTGGTTAAGAGTGTTTTCATGAAAATATGCATTGTAGAAAGCTATGAAGAGAGGTTATGTAAATCAGAGATGGAAACTGAAGTCTAGACTTAAGTCACAGGGAAGGCAGTTTCATGGTGCCTTGTAACAGCAAGCTTAATTTTAACGCATAAAAGTGAAGGCTGCCCTTCCTTCGTTGCTCTTTCCAAAGCCACGCATGTTCATGTCAATAACCTTGCTtcattcattatattcattatgtcaatatatattacatagcggcatctagtggtgaggttgcgaattgcaaccaacgctcactccacccatcccccctccctttcgaagcactacgatggctgacacagaactactgtaagatgtcatcacgttttcgcttctttgccgaaataGATAATTTCTATTTTAGAAACACGCACCGTCgagcagtttgtcagtttagggctactgtagaaacaacatggtgaattccatgcaaggggacccgtggtgtatgtagatagaaatagctcattctaaggtaataaaaacataacgcttcattatgtaagatctttatacacctctgaacacatagttatgtaaattatattggATTTCTGccccaaaaaatacacattggtCCGACAGGATTTTATTCAGTcaacacacccagcacacaaactctttgatctgctgccctctggccggcgctttagagcaccgaacaccaggacttccagacacagaagcagcttcttcccccaggcaatctccctcctaaacagataactgctccttaagagcaatattccacttccactactcctatagtgtgcactatagtgccttattatatctacatcttatgtatacatgtatataacactacctctacttactaaattatcaatttgcacaagtgtacatacaatctgttaatatgtatattctactatatactacccggtacaatgtctcttatatgttattatcccccattttctgtacaatagtctttattttatatatgcacaatttagaatcttttagactgtaaatcgtattatattgtattgtcattgtgttgaatgtctgtactagaagcttccaacaccaaagaaaattccttgtgtgtgcaagcacacttggcaataaagctcttctgattctgattctgattctgaaacaATGACTGAATCAGAAAGTAAAACATTGAAACATGTATGTTCTCTTCTTTTGAGAGAATACAGTAGCACAAATGCTTTTGAAATTGTTTAACAACCCACCCAATAATATACTAATAACAATCCCAATCTCATTATGtgtctgaaaaaaaaatattttaatggtcGCAGTGAGAGGTAACTCGGGCCTAGCGGATCTCTCAGGAGGTCAAACTAAATAGGAGCTTTAATAATTGAGACCATATGTTGTATCTAATACATCTAATAGTTTTCAATACAAAATCGTGGAATATTTGTCTCCaatacttaaaaaagtaaaaaaagtgacACCAAGTAAAACCTGTTCATGGAAAGTGCCAAACAAGTGGACATTGCTAGCAGGTATTGCGCTGGTCTTTTTCTTAATGTTAAAGTACGCAGTTTACTTAATACATTTTAAGAGACAAAATCAAATTGTGACTGCTCTTTGAGTTTATTTGTGACCTTCCTTTGTTTATCTACTAAAACAAGGTGAGTATCCTATCATTTCATCTGCCGCAGAGCCGGTCTTTCCAGAAACTCTTGCTTGGCCAAACACTTGCCACAAGAATGCTACGAACAGAAATCAGGCCTTATCCTTCTCCTAGTTTCTTTTCAAGGTTTTTTTTCCAAGTTCAAGtggcttttattgtcatttcaacgATATACagtgaaaagaaaaagaacGGACATTTAGtgcaaaaacgtgacacaaaggTCTTGTGGTCTGATGCGGCACAGTTCCCAAACCAGTCTGTGATGCAGCTGCTCAGGATGCTCTCAATAGTCCCTCTGTAGAAGGTCAGGATGGGGGGGAGCGAGGTGGGCTTTTCTCAACCTTCGTAGGAAAAAGAGCTTTCTTGGTGATGGAGCAAGTGTTGAGGGACCAGCTGAGGTTCTCCGCCAGGTGGACACCAAGGAATTTGGTGCTCTTTACGATCTCCACTGAGGAGCCGTTGATGTACAGCGGTGAGTGACCACTCTTTTGTCTTCCTCAAGTCAACAACCATCTCTTTAGTTTTGTCAACGTTCAGAGACAGGTTGTTGACACTACACCAGTCCGTTAGCCTCTGCACATCCTCTCTGTAGATGTGTGTAACGTGATGAAAtactatgaaataaaacaaataggCCTGGTAGCAGAATATGTGTGTTAAATAGGGAGTCTGTGCCTTACCTTTCTAGTCTCCATTACATATGCCATGACCTTCCCCTTGAAAATAACGAATAACTCAGGAGAATAAAAGTTAGGTCGACAGTTTGTGGTAATTTAACACCCACCATCCTCACGTGATTTACAACAAAGCACCTCAGAGAACATCGTTGCTCTTATGTTTAGGAATTATACACCTTCGATCATTACCAGTGAGATCTGCAAAGATCGTTTAAGGTTAGAAAAGTTCGCTTTTTAATCCGGCGTGTGATAAACAAGGAGGGATGTGTGAACGGAACACAACGGGTTAAAGGCTGTGCAGGCCAGCCTCCCTCCCCTCGGTTCAGTTTACTCTGCTTTAACAGGGCAGGGGTGCCTGGAGCCCGGGACCTTTTTCGGGATATGTACCGATATCTTACAACCGGATAGGCCCACACAAagcaaacaacataaacaaacgagGAAAACTTCGAAGCAGCCAAACGGTCGTCCGGTAGCTTTGAAAAAACGATCAACTAGTACGTGCGGAGATGCGGAGCGCTGCTACCGACAGGACCCCGAAGTTGGGACTTTTATGTCAAGCTATGAGAGGTAAGGACACAAAGGACGTTCACATGGACAGGATTTTGGCTCTCCTGGGTCAACATATGATTTCCGAATGTTAGTCTCCTATTCCAGATGAGTCACGCGACCCAATGTCGCCTTTCAACATTGAGCTGTTTTGCCGCAATACCGCATTGTGGGGATGGGAACGCCACTGTGGGACTTTCAGCCATGTCCCATAACACGAAAATCCCTAAGGCTTGAATACGAttatagtttatttaaaaacggTTATTACAACAGTTACAGCGGTTTACATGCGGAGTTAAACCGGCCCGGattaaaaattgtgttttgcaTCGATCGACTAGAGTAGCTGATTTATGTCAACAGAGTTAAGTTAGTAAACAAAGCAAGCTTAAACTATTTTTTCACGTGTAATTTAACGTTACAATGCGTGTAACTTTACCGAGCCTTGCATTATTGTACACGCGcattttctaaaatgtttacattatgtGAGAAGACTCATTCCCTGGCTCATTGAatgaaatttgtgttttttcccatttaaaaaaaatggcgATTTGTATTTCTAAGATTTTAAACGTTTTGTCTGATATTTGTTAATAAATTGTATTGAACCACATCGAGGAAAATCACTAAA
Proteins encoded in this region:
- the rasd2a gene encoding LOW QUALITY PROTEIN: GTP-binding protein Rhes (The sequence of the model RefSeq protein was modified relative to this genomic sequence to represent the inferred CDS: substituted 1 base at 1 genomic stop codon), with amino-acid sequence MIPTRSMEVNTTDKPLLSVDCTETLTRSNYHSEGNATADARLRCIQAKAGNGASCPSSLQVPDAHFHTVKLPIIKTVTSHWKHPKARVVRSSSIGNRHSSPERKPRRSVDAFSVSQLHXTEHMRYESENDDQVTVKRSHYRRIVVLGAPRVGKTAIVRRFLGDGFQEHYEPTTEDFHSKLYHIRGERYQLDILDASKERDFPAKRRLSILTGDIFFLVFSVTDRESFQEVCALREEIFAAKSKLAKAKENGQVPIIMCGNKVDLNSSRVVHQADISNIYGEDSVLFEVSAKDCTKLEEMFEALAVLGGLPTETRPSLHRDISINTYQALSNRKRNKRAMNEPCGAVHPLARRPSFSSDLRRVMGPTTPKRSTPIERCQIQ